A DNA window from Castanea sativa cultivar Marrone di Chiusa Pesio chromosome 7, ASM4071231v1 contains the following coding sequences:
- the LOC142644207 gene encoding uncharacterized protein LOC142644207 — translation MEPVISYIRYGQLPSNSSKAKKVRVWAVRFTILNGELYERGFSMPYLKCLAPNEATYVLREIHEGVYGNHSEPQSLVGKTIRAGYFWPNMQKDATELVKKYDKCQQFSNVQHYNGKTYSRENIPYDVSGVDSNFIVHRLNVDPRYPPKKQRPRKSAKPHIEAVKEEVEI, via the exons ATGGAACCAGTCATATCCTACATCAGATATGGCCAACTCCCATCGAACTCATCAAAGGCAAAGAAGGTCAGAGTCTGGGCAGTAAGGTTCACTATTTTGAACGGAGAACTTTATGAAAGAGGATTCTCGATGCCATACCTAAAGTGCTTGGCCCCTAACGAAGCGACGTATGTACTACGAGAAATACACGAAGGTGTCTATGGTAACCACTCCGAACCTCAATCCTTAGTGGGAAAGACAATTAGGGCAGGCTACTTTTGGCCAAATATGCAAAAAGATGCAACTGAACTTGTGAAGAAATATGATAAATGTCAGCAGTTCAGCAACGTGCAACATTATAATGGGAAGACGTATTCGAGGGAGAAT ATTCCATATGATGTTTCTGGAGTAGATTCGAATTTTATAGTGCACAGATTAAATGTAGATCCAAGGTATCCACCAAAGAAACAAAGGCCAAGGAAGTCAGCCAAGCCTCACATCGAAGCTGTGAAAGAGGAAGTGGAAATCTAA